Proteins from a single region of Desulfosalsimonas propionicica:
- a CDS encoding aldehyde ferredoxin oxidoreductase family protein, translating into MDKILRIQMGPDHPPKAVTEPIGDYAGSGGRGMTSAVVAKEVPPLCHPLGAENKLVIAPGLLSGSAAAMSGRISVGCKSPLTGGIKEANSGGQAAQVLGRLGYAAIVLEGKPAEDKLYKLVVNKDGVEILPADDLKMLGNYDAVEKLTAEYGDKICCLSIGQAGEMKLGAATVACTDMELRPSRHAGRGGVGAVMGSKGIKAIVLDDSGLSMRSPMDSDKFKEANKAFVAGLKKHPVTGQGLPAYGTNVLTNVVNEAGGYPTYNFKTGRFDKAAAISGETQAETETARGGQATHGCHRGCVIRCSGTYMDKDGHYLTKQPEYETVWAHGGNCGIDDLDSIAMLDRLDDDFGLDTIEMGATIGVAMDAGLAEFGDAAKAIELVKEVGKGTPLGRILGSGAGVTGKVFGVERVPVVKNQSMPAYDPRAVQGMGVTYATSTMGADHTAGYAVTANIMGVGGSVDALKPEGQIELSRNLQIATAAIDSTGMCLFIAFAILDQEETFQALIDMINAFHGLNFTGDDVTEMGKKILKMERDFNERAGFGPKDDRLPAYFRQEALAPHNITFQVNDADLDTMFDF; encoded by the coding sequence ATGGACAAAATTCTCCGCATCCAGATGGGTCCGGACCATCCCCCCAAAGCTGTCACAGAACCCATCGGCGATTACGCCGGTTCCGGCGGCCGGGGCATGACATCGGCCGTGGTGGCCAAAGAAGTCCCGCCCCTGTGCCATCCCCTGGGCGCTGAAAACAAGCTGGTCATTGCTCCCGGCCTGCTCAGCGGAAGCGCTGCCGCCATGTCCGGCCGGATTTCCGTTGGGTGCAAAAGCCCGCTGACCGGCGGCATCAAGGAGGCCAATTCCGGCGGCCAGGCCGCCCAGGTGCTGGGCCGGCTCGGATATGCGGCCATTGTCCTGGAGGGAAAACCCGCAGAGGACAAACTCTATAAGCTTGTGGTCAACAAAGACGGCGTGGAAATCCTGCCGGCAGATGATCTGAAAATGCTCGGCAATTACGATGCTGTGGAAAAACTCACCGCAGAGTACGGCGACAAGATCTGCTGTCTTTCCATCGGCCAGGCAGGCGAGATGAAGCTGGGGGCCGCCACAGTGGCGTGCACGGACATGGAACTGCGTCCCTCCCGGCATGCCGGCCGCGGCGGGGTCGGCGCGGTGATGGGCAGCAAGGGGATCAAGGCTATCGTACTGGATGACTCGGGCCTGTCCATGCGTTCGCCTATGGATTCAGACAAGTTCAAGGAAGCCAACAAGGCTTTTGTGGCCGGCTTAAAGAAGCATCCGGTCACGGGCCAGGGCCTGCCCGCTTACGGCACAAACGTGCTGACCAACGTGGTCAACGAGGCAGGGGGGTATCCCACTTATAATTTTAAAACCGGCCGGTTTGACAAGGCTGCGGCCATCAGCGGCGAAACCCAGGCAGAAACCGAAACCGCCCGGGGCGGCCAGGCCACCCACGGCTGTCACCGGGGATGCGTGATCCGCTGCTCCGGCACTTATATGGACAAAGACGGTCATTACCTGACCAAGCAGCCCGAGTATGAAACCGTGTGGGCCCACGGCGGCAACTGCGGCATTGACGACCTGGATTCCATCGCCATGCTCGACCGGCTGGACGACGATTTTGGACTCGACACCATCGAAATGGGCGCCACCATCGGCGTGGCCATGGACGCGGGCCTGGCGGAATTCGGAGATGCCGCCAAAGCCATCGAACTGGTCAAAGAAGTGGGCAAGGGCACGCCCCTGGGCCGGATCCTGGGCTCGGGCGCGGGCGTGACCGGCAAGGTCTTTGGCGTGGAACGGGTGCCTGTGGTCAAAAACCAGTCCATGCCCGCATATGACCCCCGGGCCGTTCAGGGAATGGGGGTTACCTATGCCACCTCCACCATGGGCGCAGACCACACGGCCGGATACGCTGTGACCGCCAATATCATGGGCGTGGGCGGAAGCGTGGACGCCCTGAAGCCCGAAGGCCAGATCGAGCTTTCGCGCAATCTCCAGATTGCCACCGCAGCCATTGACTCAACAGGCATGTGCCTGTTTATTGCATTTGCCATCCTGGACCAGGAGGAAACCTTTCAGGCCCTGATTGACATGATCAACGCTTTTCACGGCCTGAACTTCACAGGCGATGATGTCACGGAGATGGGCAAAAAAATCCTGAAAATGGAGCGGGACTTTAACGAGCGCGCAGGCTTTGGTCCCAAAGACGACCGGCTGCCGGCTTACTTCCGCCAGGAAGCACTGGCGCCCCACAACATCACCTTCCAGGTCAATGACGCGGATCTGGACACGATGTTTGACTTCTGA
- a CDS encoding MoaD/ThiS family protein translates to MNVDFYLYASLARYLPEDARAEKKTIVSVSPGTTARDLLKTFEVPEKEVKLVFVNGVRKNLDAVVSEGDRVGMFPPVGGG, encoded by the coding sequence ATGAATGTTGATTTTTACCTGTATGCCTCACTGGCCCGATACCTGCCCGAAGATGCCCGGGCGGAAAAAAAGACCATTGTTTCGGTTTCGCCCGGTACAACGGCCCGGGATTTACTGAAAACTTTTGAGGTCCCCGAAAAAGAGGTCAAGCTCGTGTTTGTCAACGGCGTGCGCAAGAACCTGGATGCGGTTGTTTCAGAAGGCGACCGGGTGGGCATGTTTCCGCCCGTGGGCGGCGGTTAG
- a CDS encoding HesA/MoeB/ThiF family protein: protein MNPNSDSRLGQTVADMAEKIHDPAKRPVQVISEARAQQAAELCQTGLARAYTAALEAGIWPVRYMRNATSLSTQDQLKLAESGIAVIGAGGLGGHIAAGAARTGIGKITIADPDAFAESNLNRQAMCFSETLGTNKAKAAKKILAAINPAVDVRAFTVAMDRQNAGEILEGADAAADALDSVASRMTLAAACRQAGIPLVHAAIAGLEGQVMTVFPPDPGIEALYGKPEQQSASAPSPEAMMGVPGVTPALMATLQVMEIIKILLGRGRVLRNRMLYVDLENAGFQEFSFDNDSDPS, encoded by the coding sequence ATGAACCCAAACAGCGACTCCCGCCTCGGCCAGACCGTGGCAGACATGGCGGAAAAAATCCATGATCCGGCAAAAAGGCCCGTGCAGGTGATTTCCGAGGCCCGGGCGCAGCAGGCGGCAGAGCTGTGTCAAACCGGTCTTGCCCGGGCTTACACGGCCGCCCTGGAAGCCGGCATCTGGCCTGTTCGCTACATGCGAAACGCAACAAGCCTTTCCACACAAGACCAGCTCAAACTGGCCGAATCCGGCATTGCCGTTATCGGGGCCGGCGGCCTGGGCGGCCATATCGCGGCCGGCGCCGCGCGCACGGGCATCGGGAAAATCACCATTGCCGATCCGGACGCATTTGCCGAATCCAACCTCAACCGCCAGGCAATGTGTTTTTCAGAAACCCTTGGCACAAACAAGGCAAAGGCCGCAAAAAAAATCCTTGCCGCAATCAACCCGGCAGTTGACGTGCGGGCTTTTACCGTGGCCATGGACCGGCAAAATGCAGGAGAGATTCTTGAGGGCGCGGACGCCGCAGCCGATGCCTTGGACAGCGTGGCCAGCCGGATGACCCTTGCCGCCGCCTGCAGGCAGGCGGGCATCCCCCTGGTGCATGCCGCCATTGCCGGGCTTGAAGGCCAGGTCATGACCGTGTTTCCCCCGGATCCCGGCATAGAAGCCCTTTACGGAAAACCGGAGCAGCAGAGCGCTTCCGCCCCGTCGCCCGAGGCCATGATGGGGGTTCCCGGGGTGACGCCGGCGCTCATGGCAACCCTTCAGGTTATGGAAATCATCAAGATTCTTCTGGGCCGGGGCCGGGTGCTGCGAAACCGGATGCTTTACGTGGATCTGGAAAACGCCGGATTTCAGGAATTTTCCTTTGACAATGATTCGGACCCGTCCTGA
- a CDS encoding NAD(P)H-dependent oxidoreductase, with protein sequence MMYVLGLQGSPRAKGNTNFLIDGLLDHLRAKGAETEKINVRRLRVEPCIGCGYCEEKGICVFADDDMTARIYSMLRRADVVVLAGPVYFYNFPAHIKAVIDRTQALWSRKYRHSLEDPGRPWRKGILLSVGATRGKNLFDGMKLTARYFFDAVGADYTDSIVYHRIEAPGDLTHHPGVADDIQSCAANLDSLLARKKILFACRENACRSQMAAGFARYLAGDRIEALSAGSTPAPRVNPVMQEVMAEKGIDMAYRTLRSIEDAVSGTRPDMIVTMGCGEQCPYIPGVSYVDWDLPDPAGQSIDLMRQVRDEIEKRVRQLMDNQDGSESLSKENS encoded by the coding sequence ATGATGTACGTTTTGGGTCTTCAGGGCAGCCCCCGGGCAAAGGGCAACACTAACTTTCTGATTGACGGATTGCTCGATCACCTCAGGGCAAAGGGTGCGGAAACCGAAAAAATTAATGTCCGCCGGCTGCGGGTGGAGCCTTGCATCGGCTGCGGCTACTGTGAGGAAAAAGGCATCTGCGTGTTTGCAGACGATGACATGACCGCCCGGATTTATTCCATGCTGCGCCGGGCCGATGTGGTGGTCCTGGCCGGGCCGGTTTATTTCTACAATTTTCCCGCACACATCAAGGCGGTCATTGACCGCACCCAGGCCCTGTGGTCGCGAAAATACCGCCACAGCCTGGAAGATCCGGGCCGGCCCTGGCGAAAGGGCATCCTTCTTTCCGTGGGGGCCACCAGGGGCAAGAACCTGTTTGACGGCATGAAGCTCACAGCCCGGTATTTTTTTGACGCTGTTGGTGCGGACTACACTGATTCCATTGTCTACCATAGAATCGAAGCCCCGGGCGATCTGACCCATCATCCCGGGGTGGCAGATGACATCCAATCCTGCGCCGCAAACCTGGATTCGCTTCTGGCCCGGAAAAAAATCCTTTTTGCCTGCCGGGAAAACGCCTGCCGCAGCCAGATGGCAGCGGGATTTGCCCGCTACCTGGCCGGCGACCGCATCGAGGCGCTAAGTGCCGGCAGCACCCCGGCGCCAAGGGTCAATCCCGTGATGCAGGAAGTCATGGCGGAAAAGGGCATTGACATGGCTTACCGCACTTTGCGATCCATCGAGGATGCTGTTTCCGGGACCCGGCCGGACATGATTGTGACCATGGGCTGCGGTGAGCAGTGCCCCTATATTCCCGGGGTGTCATATGTGGACTGGGACTTACCAGATCCGGCCGGCCAGTCCATTGATTTGATGCGGCAGGTCAGAGATGAGATTGAAAAGCGGGTCAGGCAATTGATGGACAATCAGGACGGGTCCGAATCATTGTCAAAGGAAAATTCCTGA
- a CDS encoding DVU0298 family protein yields MTGARALKREIRQVLADSGQDKAMASIGGHRPRQAINALISHFYEAEALIRWRAVTAAGIVTADLAEAEPESARVIMRRFMWMLNDESGGIGWGAPEAMGEAMARNSLLAAEYASVLCSYIDPGQNFLEHPGLQRGLLWGLGELARARPQMAAWAALHIAGFLDSDDAYHRGIGVWAAGNMGSPDNLDRVHALTSDRAVIEFFEDWQLYSVSVAELALRAVSAITRTQEEE; encoded by the coding sequence GTGACTGGCGCCAGAGCCCTGAAACGTGAAATCCGGCAGGTGCTGGCCGATTCCGGGCAGGACAAGGCCATGGCCAGCATAGGGGGCCATCGGCCCAGGCAGGCCATTAATGCTCTGATATCGCATTTTTATGAAGCAGAAGCCTTGATCCGCTGGCGTGCAGTTACTGCCGCCGGCATTGTCACCGCGGATCTGGCCGAAGCAGAGCCCGAGTCAGCCAGGGTGATCATGCGCCGGTTCATGTGGATGCTAAATGACGAGTCCGGGGGCATCGGCTGGGGCGCGCCCGAGGCCATGGGTGAGGCCATGGCCCGAAATTCCCTGCTGGCCGCTGAATACGCCAGTGTCTTGTGCTCCTACATTGATCCCGGACAAAATTTTTTGGAACACCCGGGTCTTCAGCGCGGGCTGCTCTGGGGCCTGGGGGAACTGGCGCGGGCCCGGCCGCAGATGGCCGCATGGGCAGCACTGCATATCGCCGGGTTTCTTGATTCAGATGATGCTTATCACCGCGGCATCGGGGTCTGGGCGGCCGGCAATATGGGCAGCCCGGACAATCTTGACCGGGTTCATGCACTGACTTCAGACAGGGCTGTGATCGAATTTTTTGAAGACTGGCAGCTTTATTCGGTCTCTGTTGCAGAATTGGCCCTGCGGGCGGTTTCAGCCATTACCCGGACACAAGAGGAGGAATGA
- a CDS encoding DsrE family protein encodes MKKVALFVFNDDPMCFTHVLLNTLDMHERGYNVQVVLEGEATKLLPGLENEKTATYEMWRKVIDQKLVAGVCRACSKQMGTQASAQKQGLGLLDDMSGHPSFAGFRDQDYEILVF; translated from the coding sequence ATGAAAAAAGTGGCGCTGTTTGTATTCAATGATGATCCCATGTGTTTTACCCATGTGCTGTTAAATACCCTGGATATGCATGAGCGTGGATATAATGTCCAGGTGGTCCTGGAAGGCGAGGCCACCAAGCTGCTGCCCGGCCTGGAAAACGAAAAAACAGCAACTTACGAAATGTGGCGCAAGGTTATAGACCAAAAACTGGTGGCCGGGGTGTGCCGGGCCTGCTCCAAACAGATGGGCACCCAGGCATCTGCGCAAAAACAGGGCCTGGGGCTTCTCGATGACATGTCCGGGCATCCCTCCTTTGCCGGTTTTCGGGACCAGGATTACGAAATACTGGTATTTTAG
- a CDS encoding ferredoxin has protein sequence MNNQKPSEPDVELADCIECGVCADLCPDVFEMTDAGYVRVIPQPVYPKDCVDEAIKHCPADCIRWNPQAPAGDES, from the coding sequence ATGAATAACCAAAAACCCTCTGAGCCTGACGTTGAGCTGGCCGATTGCATTGAATGCGGCGTGTGTGCGGATCTCTGCCCGGATGTGTTTGAAATGACCGATGCCGGGTATGTGCGGGTGATTCCCCAGCCGGTCTATCCGAAAGACTGCGTGGATGAAGCCATCAAGCACTGCCCGGCCGACTGCATCCGCTGGAACCCTCAGGCTCCCGCAGGAGACGAATCATGA
- a CDS encoding FprA family A-type flavoprotein, protein MKPVEIAKGVYHVGVHDWNIRDFHGYSTEKGTSYNAFLIVDEKIVLIDAVKKEFADQLLANISQVVDPKKIDMVISNHTEMDHSGGLPRVMHYIGEDKPVLCSKMGKKNLSQHFSQDLNYRAVENGEEISLGGRSLVFLETRMLHWPDSMFTFDKTNGILFSSDAFGQHYAGYEMFDDVIGNAIMAHAKKYFANILLLYAPKILKLVEQVTQMGLDIRMICPDHGIIWRTDPAKIINAYVAWSQQEPLNKAVVVYDTMWKSTRIMAEAIADGIAEAGVAVKPIHIRSSHRSEIMTELLDARAFVFGSPTLNNNIFPTVADVLTYVKGLKPKNRLGAAFGSYGWSGESVKIIQAELEAMGAQIIDKGLRIQYVPDADAVAQCVDFGRRIGQAVNE, encoded by the coding sequence ATGAAACCGGTGGAGATCGCAAAAGGCGTTTATCATGTCGGCGTACATGACTGGAACATCCGGGATTTTCACGGATATTCCACGGAAAAGGGCACCAGTTACAATGCTTTTCTGATTGTGGATGAAAAAATCGTGCTCATCGACGCTGTCAAAAAGGAATTTGCCGACCAGCTGCTGGCCAATATCTCGCAGGTTGTGGATCCGAAAAAAATTGATATGGTGATCAGCAATCATACCGAGATGGACCATTCCGGGGGACTGCCGCGGGTCATGCACTATATCGGTGAAGACAAGCCGGTGTTGTGCTCCAAGATGGGCAAAAAGAACCTGTCCCAGCATTTTTCACAGGACCTGAACTACCGGGCAGTGGAAAACGGCGAGGAGATTTCCCTGGGCGGCCGGAGCCTGGTTTTTCTTGAAACCCGCATGCTGCACTGGCCCGACAGCATGTTTACCTTTGACAAGACCAACGGAATTCTTTTTTCCAGCGATGCATTCGGCCAGCACTATGCCGGCTATGAAATGTTTGATGACGTGATCGGCAATGCCATCATGGCGCATGCAAAGAAGTATTTTGCCAATATCCTGCTGTTGTATGCGCCCAAAATTTTAAAGCTGGTGGAGCAGGTAACCCAAATGGGCCTGGATATCCGCATGATCTGTCCCGATCATGGGATTATCTGGCGAACGGATCCGGCCAAAATCATCAATGCCTATGTTGCCTGGAGCCAACAGGAGCCATTGAACAAGGCGGTGGTGGTCTATGACACCATGTGGAAAAGCACCCGCATCATGGCCGAAGCCATTGCCGACGGCATCGCCGAAGCCGGCGTGGCGGTCAAGCCCATCCACATCCGGAGTTCCCACAGAAGCGAGATCATGACCGAGCTGCTCGATGCCCGGGCTTTTGTGTTCGGCTCGCCCACGTTAAACAACAATATTTTTCCCACCGTGGCCGATGTGTTGACCTATGTAAAGGGTTTGAAACCCAAAAACCGCCTGGGCGCAGCCTTTGGCTCCTACGGCTGGAGCGGCGAATCCGTGAAAATCATCCAGGCCGAGCTTGAAGCCATGGGCGCGCAGATCATTGACAAGGGCCTTCGGATCCAGTACGTGCCGGATGCCGATGCCGTGGCGCAGTGCGTGGATTTCGGCCGCCGCATCGGACAGGCTGTCAATGAATAA
- the rd gene encoding rubredoxin, whose product MDKYVCTICGYVYDPAQGDPDNGIAAGTSFEDLPDDWECPVCGAPKADFEKQA is encoded by the coding sequence ATGGACAAGTATGTTTGCACCATCTGCGGATATGTGTATGACCCGGCCCAGGGTGATCCGGACAACGGCATTGCAGCGGGCACCAGTTTTGAGGATCTTCCCGACGACTGGGAATGCCCGGTCTGCGGTGCGCCCAAGGCTGATTTTGAAAAACAGGCATAG